In Helicobacter pylori Shi112, the genomic window CTAAGACATTCCAAAACCCCACCGCCGCATTGATCGCTAAAAGCACGGCTTGATAGGCCGGAGAAGTTTTGGTATCGCCGATCAAATTATTCGCGCCTCCATCTAAATGATTGATCGCCCAATTGATAACATTAGGGTTTTTAGAATTGAAAGAGTTATCATAAAGGCTGTTAGCAACCGCTTGCGCCTGATTGATTTGGTTGCTATAAGAAGCGTTGTATGTTTCCAAAGAGTTCAAAGTCTCTTGTAGATTCGCGCAGCCTGACCCCCAAGTGTTGGAATTGATCACGCCATTGGGTGAGTTACATCCCTGCAAATCACTCTGCATCGTTGGATTGATGGTTTTGAAATCGCTCATCACTTCATTGACTAATTTAATAACCGCTTCTTGAGATTGGATGTCTTTGAGCATGTTTTGAGCAAAAGTGAAATTGCTAGAAGCATCAGGGTTGAAATTGTCTAGGGTTTGTTGGTTAGTGTTGAGCTGTTGGGTTTGTGTTACGATTTGTTGGGCGGTGTTTATCATGTTTGTGATAGCGCTAAAAGAATTGCTAAAAATTTGACACACATTCCCGCTCTTATCCACTCCCCATGTCTCACCACTGCCAAGATTCTCTTTTGGGCATTGAGTGGTAAGGGTATTGATAATGGTGCTTGCTTGAGTTAAAAGGCTTTGTGCATCATTAGTCGCTGTTAGCGTGGTTTTTGTGGGGGTTGTCGTTCCTCCTGTGATGGTGTCTCCTGTTATGGTTACTTCTATCGTTGTCCCTTTGCTGTCTAAAGCAGGTATCCCTGCTTTAAAAGCCGCTTGGATGATTTGGTAAGCCTCGTTGATCTTGGCGTATTCAGCGCTGGATAGAGGATTACCTGCTCCTGTTGAACCACTTGATCCTGTTGGAGTTTGGTTGCAAGTGGTGGTGTTTTTGTTTGGCGTGGGCGTGTTATCAAATGTCTGATCGCTTCCATTGGCGTCTTTACCAGGACCACATGGAATCGTATAGCCTATGGTTTGCCATAGCCCCACCGCAGAACTGAGTGCTAGAGCCACGGCCTGATACGCTGGAGAAGAAGTGCTAGTGGCTAGTTCTTTGGCGCTTTTATTTAAACTAGAAACCGCCGTGTTGATACTTTCAGTAGTTAGCGTGTTATTGGCTGCGAAGTTACCTGCGAGAGCGTTTGTGTTATTGGCTGCGAAGTTGAAAAAGTTACTCAAGTTTTCATACTTATCCGAAAGTTTTTGTATTTCTCCTGTGTTTTTAACCTTTTGGAGAGCCTCACCGATTTGATAACCTGTGCTTATAAAAAAGCCATCATCTTCAGCGTGGAGCAAAAACGAGAGAGAGAGAGAGAGAGAGTAAAAGGGTTTTTTTCATGCGTTTTCCTTAAAATTAAATGGTTGGGTGAGTCTTGTTAAGAGCGTGAAATCCTATCACAAGATTTCGTTAATATAGCATGAATTGAGAAGATTTTTGCGCTAATTTGGCGTTTTGTTGTTTCAAAAAAAAGGTTTTTTGGGGTATTTTGGAAACATTCCCACTAACCCCCTAATAATGCTTAAGAAATCACCGCTAAAATCAAGTTTTTTCATTTTGTCGTGAAGTGATCAAACGCTAAAGACATTTGGGATTTTTTCTTGGGTGGTTTAAAAGGGGATTTTATCGTTTTTACCGCTAGCGCTCCATAAAAGCCAAGCCAAGATTAAATAAGATTAAATAAGATTAAATAAGATTAAATAAGATTAAATAAGATTAAATAAGATTAAATAAGATTAAATAAGATTAAATAAGATTAAATAAGATTAAATAAGATTAAATAAGATTAAATAAGATTAAATAAGATTAAATAAGATTAAATAAGATTAAAGGGGGGGCATGCCCCCTATTAGCCCTAATCAAACATTTAGTGCTGTTTAAAAGGGCTATCCACGACTTTTTTCCTATCCACAATGTAGGGGATTAAAGCCATGTGGCGGGCTCTTTTGATCGCTACTTCCACCCTCTCTTGCCACTTTTTGCTATTGCCTGTCAATCTCCTTGGCATGATTTTATAGCGCTCTGATAGCGTGTGCTTGAGCATGTCTAAATCTTTATAGTCAATAAAGCTGATTTTAGCTTCAGTGTATTTGCAATAGCGTTTTGAATAGCGTTTTCTTTCCATAATTTCTCCTTAATTTTAACCCTTAAAAGGGGATTTCTTCTTCATCAATATTGATTTCAGGCACGCTGTTTTGATACTTGGACGGCTGTGCTTGTGAATTCTCTTTAGCGTAAGCGTTTTGTGCATAACTTTGGGCTTGGTTGAAAGGATCTTGGCTAGGAGCGTTATGATTAGCGGGATAAGCGTTGTTGAAATTCTCATGCATTACGCTATCTTGCATAGCGTTTGCTTGGGGATTGTCTGACTTTTTATCCATAAATTGCAACGAGTCTGCTGTGATGGTGTGGCGGGAATTTTTTTTGCCCGTTTGATCCATCCAGCTCTCATAAGTCAAACGCCCTTCTATCAAAACGCTTGAACCCTTGCTTAAATACTGGTTAGCGATTTCAGCCGTTCGCCCAAACAAACGCGCATCTATGAAGCACACTTCTTCACCTAGCGTGCCGTCTTGTTTTTTAAAACGCCTGCTTGTGGCTAAACCTATTGTAGCCGCAGCCGAACCGCTAGGCAAATATTTCAACTCCACATTCCTGGTCAAACGCCCTACCATAATCACTTTATTAAACATGATAAGCCCTTATTCGCTATGAGATCCTACGCTTTCTGCTTCCTCTAAGTGGTGGGAATGCGTGTGTTCGGTTTTTTCGTGTTTTTCTTTGGCGTGTGATGGCTTTTTATTAGCCCTATCCACTAACGCATGCCACGCTTCTACTTCTTTTTTGCTTTCGTATTTGATCACAATGAAACGCAACACATCTTCATTGATGCGATACAATCGTTCAAGCTCTAAGATCATTGACGGCTCTGCTTTGAAATACGCCACATAATAATAGCCTCTTTTGTGCTTTTTGATTTCATAAGCCAGATTACGCATGCCCATATCCAGGCTCGTTTCAATCACGCCGTGATGCTTAGTGATCACTTCTTTATAAAACTCAATTTTGGATTTAATCTCTTCTTCTACTAAAGTAGGTTTGAGAATAAACATCGTTTCATAATGCCTCATCCATTCTCCTTGTGGTTGTATAGCCCTTTTTTTACTAAAAAAGAGCAAGGTCTAAAAAACTTTTGATTATACCTTGCTTTCGCTTGTTTTTGGATTAAATTGAGTTTTATTGGAATATTAAAGCTCAAAACCAGTTCATTTTTCAAGGGTTGATGATTTTTTGAATGGGGGTCAAATACAAAAAACCCAATTCCTTTTGCCCTTGCATGCTTTGAATGTGCCATAACCTAAAAATTTCAAAAACCCTTTTATAGCCGGTTTCTTTCAAACGCAGGGCGTTTTTAGCGTAATTTTGGGCAATCTCTTTAGGGGGAGCGTAGCCTAAAACCTCTTTAGCATCCATTAAACCGCTCGTTTTAATATGAGCGAAAAATAAAAAAAGCTGGTAAAAATAGCGCTCTAACCCCCTTAAAATATCCGCATCTTTTTTGCCCTCTTTTAACAAATAATCATAAATATCAAGCGCACTTTTTTTTAAAAAAAGCCCTAAAATGAGCTTTTGTAAATCCATATCCCCCGCATTGGAGCTTAATTCTTGAATGTCTTCTAAAGTGATGGGCGCGTTTAAAATCGCTAGCTTGTCTAAATCGTTAAACGAAATGCTTAAATCTTCGTTATTGGTTTCAAAAAGAGCGTTTAAAAGATGACTGCTGATGTCTAAATGTAAAGAATTAGCCCTTTCTTGTAAGAATTTCAAACTCTCCCACGCTTTAGGGATAAAAAAGCGCGCATGGATTGCTTCATCTTTCAAGGGGCTTTTTTGGAAAAGTTTAACGATAATTTCGCTAGTGTATTTGTATTTTGTGGTGTCGCTTTTAGAATTATAAAGCCCTATGATAAGCCTGTTATGGCTAGGCCGCTCTAAAGCTTTTAAAAAAAGATTGATGTCATTTTCCTTAAATTTCTTATGCAGCGCAAAATCCAGTTTTAAAATGACTAAACTGCTCCCTCCAAATAAAGAATCCTGCTCTAAAAGGGTCGCAATCTGGCTTTTTTCATAATCGCTCGCATAAAAAAACGAAGTTTCTGTGTCAGGGTTATCGCATTTAAAAAGCGAGCTAATCGTTTGAATGTAATAATGGATAAAAAAATCAAACTCCCCATACAAAAACACCGCTTTAGGGAGTCGTTGTTTTAAATAATTGTCCAAATCTTTACGATACATGCTCTTTAATCCTTTCTGTGATTTCGCCCCAAACTTGCCCTAAAACCAAATCCGCATGCGTGATTTTAACGCGCACCTTTTCTAAAGACTTAAAAACCTTGTTCGTTTTGACTAAAACTTTAAGCCCTATTAATTCTTTTAGCCCCACCACCACCCAATCTTTAACCTCCAAAACAACGCCCAAAAATTCTTTTTCTAAAAGTTCTAAAGCTAAGCGGGCGAATTTGCGTTTGACAAAATCCCTTTCAATCAAAGCGGCCTTTTTTTGTAAAGCGTTCAACTCAGCGCACAATTCAGGCGTTTCTTCTAACAAATACGAGCAGCCTTTAGCTTGATGAAACAACAATTCTTTTAAAAGCCTGTGTAAGGCTAAATCGCTGTATCGTCTAATGGGCGAAGTGAAATGCGTATAGCTAATAAACCCCAAACCAAAATGGCTTTCTTGCATGGGGCTATAAAGGGCTAAATTTTGAGATTTAATGATTAAGCGCGAAACTTCTCTTTCTAACTTCTTTTCTTTGGCTATCTTTAAGGCATGCTCTAAAAAAGGGAAAAAGCCCATGTTTTTAGGGCGCATGATCTCATAATCAAAAAGCTTGTCGTAGAGGCGTTTTTGCTGCTCCAAACTTGGCTCTTTATGGGTGCGGTATATCCCCTTATTTTGAAAATGCTTATCCAATAAATTCGCGCTAGATTGGTTGGCCAATAGCATGGCTTCTTCTATAAGGGTGTGCGCGTTGCTTTCTGTTTGCGTTTCAATTTTTTCTATACGCCCTTCTTTATTTAAATACAGCTTGTTTTCAAACGAATTGAAATTAAACCCCTTTTTTAAACGCTCCTTTTTTAACTTTAAAGCCATTTCTAAAAACCCCAAAAGGCTTTGTTGCAAGTCGTTATCTAACGAGCTTTGTTGGGTGGTTAAAAAATGGTTGATTTCTTCATAGGTGCAATTAGCCCTAACTTCAATAACGCCTTGAAACAATCGGGCGTTTTCCAAATTATCTAAAGGGATTTCATACACTAAAGCCAGGCGTTTTTCAAACGCTTTTAGTGAGCATGCCCCTTGAGATAAACTCAAAGGCAGCATGGGATACACGCTATTAGGGAAATACACGCTAAAGCCCCTAACCCTAGCTTCTTTATCCAAACTGGAATATTTCGGCACAAATTCGCTCACATCAGCAACCGCCACAAACAAAACCCTTTTTTCTTGATCATAAAAAATCGCATCGTCAAAATCCTTAGCGTCTTTAGGATCAATGGTGATAAAAGGGAGGTGAGAATAATTGATCCTATTTTTAAAATCGCTCGCTTTAAGTTGCGCGTAATGTTGGGCTAAATCCAAACAATCTTTTGAAAAATCCTTAATCCTGTCAAAAAGGCTTAAAGAAAGGTTTTCATCTATTAAAGGGTCTTCTAAAGCCCCTAAAATTTCGCTGATTTCACGCTTTTTAAGATCGATCTTTACCACGCAATGCCTAGGCAATTCCAATAAGGATCTTTGGCTGTGCTTTAAAAGAATGGGTTTTTTAAAAGACTCTTTAAAAGGGATAGCCACAATCTGGTGATTTTTTTTAGCCAAGTAAGCTATCATCGCATGTTCTGCATTTAAAAGCGCGGCTTTAAAAAAGGCTATGGGGCGTTTTTTAGAACATTCTATTTTGCATAAAATCAAAGCGTCTGTTTTAAAAGATGGGGGTAAGTTTTTGATTAAAGGGTCTTTAGGGTAATTTTTCGCTAAAGAAATGAAAAACGCCTTATTTTCTGCCCACTCAATTCTGCCTATATCAAAGCCTTCTTTTAAAAAATAGCGTTCCTTGTTGCATCCAAGCGCTTCTTTTAAAACGCCCTTTTCTATTAGAGGAGCGAATGGTTTAGGGATCTTTTTAACCCCAAAAAACAGGCTTCTTAAAAACCCTTGCATCAAAAAACACTTCGCATGACTTCAAACGCTTTTGGATAAGGGACTTGAGAAGCGCTGAATTTTTCAAAACTTAAAGAGGCTTGATAGATGAGCATGTCTTTTCCGTCTTGAAAGGGGATTTTTAGCTCTTTGGCTAAAGACAAAAAGGGCGTTAAAAACCCATACGCCAAATCATAAGCGAGCTTAGTCTCTTTAAAATACCCTTTCAAAACCTCTTTATTTAACGGCAATTCGTTATTCAAACTCGCTGAAGTGGCGTTAATGATCAAATCAAAAGCGCTCTTAGGAGGCTTTATAAAACAATCACAGCCTAGGCGTTGGAAAAAATCCAATCCCCTAGCAGAGCGGTTCAACACGCTCACTTTCAAGCCTTGTTTTTTTAATTCGCACGCTAGGGCTTTAGCGCTCCCCCCAGAGCCTAAAATCAGAGCGCTCTGGTAGCCCTCATCTCCCAAAGAGAGCCAGAAACCTAAAGCGTCGGTATTGTAACCCACAAGCTCATCATTTTCCAAAACAAGCGTATTGATTGAAGCGCATTCAAGCGCGATACCTTTGATTTTATCGCAAACTTGAAACGCCCTTTCTTTAAAGGGTAAGGTTACATTAGCCCCACTAAGCCCCAAATGCAGAAACTCGTTTTTGATATGGCTTTCTAAAGGGAGTAATATGGGGTGGTAATGCCCCAAAAACCCTAATTTTTTTTGAAAAGTCAAAAAACAAGCGTTATGGATTAAGGGCGATTTGGAATGTTTAATGGGATTTCCAAAAACCCCAAAAGATTTTAATTTCATTATTCTTTCATTCAGCCTTTTTTAAGAGTTTTAAAAACACATAGCCCTTTGTTTCGTTAGAAAATTCAATTTTAGCCCAATCGTTTTGGATTTCTAAAACCTTCACGCTTTTATCTTTTGCAAGCGATCCCAAGATTTTACTTTTTGTGCTAGGAAAAGCGCGCACATTCACGCCACTGACTGCGACCTTATACTCTAAAGGTTTTTTTCCAATTGTAGGGGTTGTGGGGGTTTTTTGATTGTTTTGAGTGGGTGAAGCGCTGTTTTGTTTGGGTTCGTTTTCTTTTTCTTGCTCTTGTTTAGTTTCTTGTTTAATCTCTTGTTTTTGCGTGGGTGTTTCTGAAGGCAAAGGAGGATCTTTGGTGGGGTTTTCTTCTGTAGCGGTTGTGGTTGCGTTGGCTTCTTCTTGTTTAGGCAAAAGCACGCTGTTTTGACGCTCTATCTCGGTTTTTTCTAAATTCTGGCTTATTGAAGCGCTGTCTTTTTTCGCATAAAAACCAAGCGCAGCATGCGCTAAAGCATACAACAACATGAACCCTAAAACCACCAAAAAAGGCCGCACAAAAAGTTTTAAAGAATATTTCATTTCAGTTTTCATTCCTACCCTCAACGCTTTTCAAAATCAATCCTAGGGTCAATCACCACGCAGAGCAAATCGCTTATCAAACTCGCTACCAAACCTAAAAGCGTGAAAATATAAAGCGAACCAAACACGACAGGATAATCCCTACTCACAATGCTTTCATACCCTAAAAGCCCTAACCCATCCAGGCTAAAAACAATTTCTATCAATAAGCTTGAGCTAAAAAACATGCCCAAAAAAGCTTGCGGAAAACCCGCCACCACTAATAAAATCGCATTGCGGAACACATGCGCATAAAAAATACGCCCCACTGAACAGCCCTTAGCCTTAGCGCTCACCACATAGAGTTTGCCCATTTCATCTAAAAAAGAGTTTTTCACTAAAAGCGTAAGGCTTGCAAAACCCCCTAAAGAAATGCAAAGAACGGGCAAAGTGATATGCCATAAATAATCCTTGATTTTGCCTAATGCACTCAAACTTTCAAAATTATCGCTCACTAACCGTTACTACAAACCTATAAAATCCTATAAAGAGCTATAAAATTCTCTTAATTTAGGGTTTTTGTTGTATTCCTAGTTCAACCTTGCTAGTTGCTAAACGATTTTTGGATAAATCATTCAACAGAGCTGTCAAGTCCATAGGCGTAAATTCGGCAGTAACTCTACCTACTAAATGCTTTAAAAGATTGATAGCAGCGTTTATATCTCTATCTAATTCAAAGCCACACTCTAGGCATTGATAAATCCTATCTTTAAGTTTTAAATCTTGTTTAACCTTTTGACAATTAGAACAAGTCTTAGAGCTTGGATAGTAAGTGTCAGCTCTTAGAATTTCTTTATTAGAGTATTTAGCTTTATACTCTAATAGCGTGTTAAACACAGACATAGAAACATCGCTTAAAGATTTAGCCAACCTGTGATTTTTAAACATGTTTTTGACTTTCAAACTCTCTAAACAAAACGAGTTTGAGTGTCTTATAAGAGAGCTTGTGAGCTTGTGTAAAAAATCAAGTCTGATGTTAGCGATTTTTTCATGCAAGTGGGTAAGCTTTTTAGAATGCTTTAAGTAATTATTAGATTTCTTGGTTTTATCCCCTTTGGTTTTTGGGTGGATTTTTTTACTCAGTTGTCTGCTAATTCTTACAAGCTTTCTAGTAAGCTTATCTAAGGGCTTAGGGGCATAGATATTTAAGCCATTAGACAAACTCACAAAGGATTTAATCCCTATATCAACCCCTAGTTTATTATGACTCTCTTGGAGTTTATGGGTTCGTTTGTATTCACTCTCATCAACACCACAAGAGATTGAAACATAGAAATGATCGCCCTTTTGAGTGATGGTAGCGTTATTGATTTTGCCTTGAAATCTTAGTTTTTCAGTGAGTTTGATTGGTGGTAAGTTAGGTATTTTTAAATAACCAGTATTAGCTGTTTGAATGATTTTAATTTGGTCGCCCCCTATATAAAAAGAACCTTGAAACTCTCTTTTCTTTTTAAATTTAGGGTAACTCACTAAACCTTTTTTCAAATCCCTAAAAAACTTATTAAAGGCTAGATTTAAGTGGATAAAAGGCTGTTGGGTGGCGTATTTAGTTACTTCATAAACGAAATTAAATTGCGATTTTTTAAGAGCGTTAAATTCTTTTTTAAGCTGTAGATGGTTAGTTTTAATACCCAGTTGGTAGTTTTCTTTCCATTTAGCTAACCCCCAATTATAAGCGAACCTAGCGCACCCAAAAGCTTTTTTAAAGTAAGTAATATGCTTGTTATTAGGCTTTAAAGCGATTTTATGCGTGATTGAGATAGCTGACATTGTTAGTTATGACTTCTTGCATTTCATCTAAGAGTTTTTTGTTTTTCTTAGACCTAGAGCCATACAATCTAGCGCTAAAGACGGTTATAATTTCTAAAACATCTTTGGCTAATTCTTCTTCAAACCTCACATTCTCATCACCCTTATTGATGATAACCACTTCTACTTCTTTAGCTTCACAAATACTGAATACCAATTCAGCTCCAAAGCGTAATAATCTGTCTTTATGCGTTAATACAAGGCGCTTGACTTGATTGTCTAAGATTAAGTTTAAAAGCTTGGTTAAGCCTTTTTTATAGTAGTTCATGCCACTCCCTAAATCTTGTATCACTTCATAGTTAAAGCCGCATCTAGCGCAATAAAGCTCTAAAACTTGAACTTGTCTGATTAAATCCTCTTGTTGGTC contains:
- the rpsF gene encoding 30S ribosomal protein S6, coding for MRHYETMFILKPTLVEEEIKSKIEFYKEVITKHHGVIETSLDMGMRNLAYEIKKHKRGYYYVAYFKAEPSMILELERLYRINEDVLRFIVIKYESKKEVEAWHALVDRANKKPSHAKEKHEKTEHTHSHHLEEAESVGSHSE
- the holA gene encoding DNA polymerase III subunit delta, with amino-acid sequence MYRKDLDNYLKQRLPKAVFLYGEFDFFIHYYIQTISSLFKCDNPDTETSFFYASDYEKSQIATLLEQDSLFGGSSLVILKLDFALHKKFKENDINLFLKALERPSHNRLIIGLYNSKSDTTKYKYTSEIIVKLFQKSPLKDEAIHARFFIPKAWESLKFLQERANSLHLDISSHLLNALFETNNEDLSISFNDLDKLAILNAPITLEDIQELSSNAGDMDLQKLILGLFLKKSALDIYDYLLKEGKKDADILRGLERYFYQLFLFFAHIKTSGLMDAKEVLGYAPPKEIAQNYAKNALRLKETGYKRVFEIFRLWHIQSMQGQKELGFLYLTPIQKIINP
- a CDS encoding IS607-like element IS607 family transposase produces the protein MNKRMLSIGQASKLLGVTIQTLRNWDKKDLLKPDELTKGGERRYKLESLRRINRNAVFNQDELKTIAYARVSSHDQQEDLIRQVQVLELYCARCGFNYEVIQDLGSGMNYYKKGLTKLLNLILDNQVKRLVLTHKDRLLRFGAELVFSICEAKEVEVVIINKGDENVRFEEELAKDVLEIITVFSARLYGSRSKKNKKLLDEMQEVITNNVSYLNHA
- the rpsR gene encoding 30S ribosomal protein S18, yielding MERKRYSKRYCKYTEAKISFIDYKDLDMLKHTLSERYKIMPRRLTGNSKKWQERVEVAIKRARHMALIPYIVDRKKVVDSPFKQH
- a CDS encoding RNB domain-containing ribonuclease, with the protein product MQGFLRSLFFGVKKIPKPFAPLIEKGVLKEALGCNKERYFLKEGFDIGRIEWAENKAFFISLAKNYPKDPLIKNLPPSFKTDALILCKIECSKKRPIAFFKAALLNAEHAMIAYLAKKNHQIVAIPFKESFKKPILLKHSQRSLLELPRHCVVKIDLKKREISEILGALEDPLIDENLSLSLFDRIKDFSKDCLDLAQHYAQLKASDFKNRINYSHLPFITIDPKDAKDFDDAIFYDQEKRVLFVAVADVSEFVPKYSSLDKEARVRGFSVYFPNSVYPMLPLSLSQGACSLKAFEKRLALVYEIPLDNLENARLFQGVIEVRANCTYEEINHFLTTQQSSLDNDLQQSLLGFLEMALKLKKERLKKGFNFNSFENKLYLNKEGRIEKIETQTESNAHTLIEEAMLLANQSSANLLDKHFQNKGIYRTHKEPSLEQQKRLYDKLFDYEIMRPKNMGFFPFLEHALKIAKEKKLEREVSRLIIKSQNLALYSPMQESHFGLGFISYTHFTSPIRRYSDLALHRLLKELLFHQAKGCSYLLEETPELCAELNALQKKAALIERDFVKRKFARLALELLEKEFLGVVLEVKDWVVVGLKELIGLKVLVKTNKVFKSLEKVRVKITHADLVLGQVWGEITERIKEHVS
- a CDS encoding RNA-guided endonuclease InsQ/TnpB family protein gives rise to the protein MSAISITHKIALKPNNKHITYFKKAFGCARFAYNWGLAKWKENYQLGIKTNHLQLKKEFNALKKSQFNFVYEVTKYATQQPFIHLNLAFNKFFRDLKKGLVSYPKFKKKREFQGSFYIGGDQIKIIQTANTGYLKIPNLPPIKLTEKLRFQGKINNATITQKGDHFYVSISCGVDESEYKRTHKLQESHNKLGVDIGIKSFVSLSNGLNIYAPKPLDKLTRKLVRISRQLSKKIHPKTKGDKTKKSNNYLKHSKKLTHLHEKIANIRLDFLHKLTSSLIRHSNSFCLESLKVKNMFKNHRLAKSLSDVSMSVFNTLLEYKAKYSNKEILRADTYYPSSKTCSNCQKVKQDLKLKDRIYQCLECGFELDRDINAAINLLKHLVGRVTAEFTPMDLTALLNDLSKNRLATSKVELGIQQKP
- a CDS encoding single-stranded DNA-binding protein; protein product: MFNKVIMVGRLTRNVELKYLPSGSAAATIGLATSRRFKKQDGTLGEEVCFIDARLFGRTAEIANQYLSKGSSVLIEGRLTYESWMDQTGKKNSRHTITADSLQFMDKKSDNPQANAMQDSVMHENFNNAYPANHNAPSQDPFNQAQSYAQNAYAKENSQAQPSKYQNSVPEINIDEEEIPF
- a CDS encoding shikimate dehydrogenase, with the protein product MKLKSFGVFGNPIKHSKSPLIHNACFLTFQKKLGFLGHYHPILLPLESHIKNEFLHLGLSGANVTLPFKERAFQVCDKIKGIALECASINTLVLENDELVGYNTDALGFWLSLGDEGYQSALILGSGGSAKALACELKKQGLKVSVLNRSARGLDFFQRLGCDCFIKPPKSAFDLIINATSASLNNELPLNKEVLKGYFKETKLAYDLAYGFLTPFLSLAKELKIPFQDGKDMLIYQASLSFEKFSASQVPYPKAFEVMRSVF
- a CDS encoding SH3 domain-containing protein produces the protein MKTEMKYSLKLFVRPFLVVLGFMLLYALAHAALGFYAKKDSASISQNLEKTEIERQNSVLLPKQEEANATTTATEENPTKDPPLPSETPTQKQEIKQETKQEQEKENEPKQNSASPTQNNQKTPTTPTIGKKPLEYKVAVSGVNVRAFPSTKSKILGSLAKDKSVKVLEIQNDWAKIEFSNETKGYVFLKLLKKAE